A part of Halodesulfovibrio marinisediminis DSM 17456 genomic DNA contains:
- a CDS encoding TraK family protein produces MSKKRLGFARVEFIACKPEIDKLLAAGYTIIGAHEVLREKGKITMGYGRFTQLLRKGVKRSFPTPQKEKARDMESQPAQTKGSSIPTEERVLGVVEANSFKKKNSDEELI; encoded by the coding sequence ATGTCTAAAAAGCGGCTTGGATTTGCAAGAGTCGAGTTCATCGCTTGTAAACCCGAAATCGATAAGCTCCTTGCTGCTGGTTACACCATTATCGGGGCACATGAGGTACTTCGAGAAAAAGGTAAAATAACCATGGGGTATGGACGCTTCACTCAACTATTACGAAAGGGTGTAAAACGATCTTTTCCAACTCCCCAAAAAGAAAAAGCTAGGGATATGGAATCACAACCAGCGCAAACAAAGGGTTCATCTATCCCAACAGAAGAGCGAGTTTTAGGTGTTGTTGAAGCCAACAGCTTCAAAAAGAAAAACTCAGATGAAGAACTCATTTAA
- a CDS encoding helix-turn-helix domain-containing protein yields MKKFFTKKCENAFSPVPNWVQRLATITMGAKLTYGRLLQCANDDGVAWPTQRYLASELGCSLRSIVKYVGELKRNNLIEVSKVFFGDYPRTTYRFIIPEDLSDVLLAQNNLNLVTSPIAHQSSEASELQHISSAPASCQGLHDKGADQCKPCAEASKNCLGGTQTLRMDYATSALPYNDNKNKRLKQSNKTTPHIPPQTTATSLATKTKQNVSGEKVSSFSSTLPDSPRNHSIPTSLMDARGQTPSRPASPFFEDLSSSFEAVWELFPLKQGKAPAQTRWNQLFKHKQLPELSVIISSIKEHIAKDSRWKRGMIPNLERWLREHRWTDQPFADPAGDSQRNKTSQKQELEIKAAMQLKHIRDAIKGYPVPIDDPVTKEVIDSHGGISSLSRMPERNLPFVLSTFVKEYTALSISKTMEVMHV; encoded by the coding sequence ATGAAAAAGTTTTTTACAAAAAAATGCGAAAATGCATTCTCCCCTGTTCCAAATTGGGTACAACGTCTTGCAACAATTACTATGGGCGCAAAGCTCACTTATGGCCGCCTATTACAATGCGCTAACGATGACGGAGTTGCGTGGCCAACACAACGCTACCTTGCTAGCGAGTTGGGATGCTCTTTACGTAGCATTGTTAAATATGTTGGTGAACTGAAAAGAAACAACCTTATTGAAGTCTCTAAGGTTTTCTTTGGTGACTACCCTCGAACCACGTACCGCTTTATTATTCCAGAAGATCTTTCAGACGTTCTTTTAGCGCAGAACAACTTGAACCTTGTTACCTCTCCTATCGCTCATCAATCCTCTGAAGCTTCAGAGCTTCAACATATTTCATCAGCACCAGCCTCTTGCCAAGGTTTGCACGACAAAGGTGCAGATCAGTGCAAACCTTGCGCAGAGGCAAGCAAGAATTGCCTAGGGGGTACGCAAACATTGCGTATGGACTACGCAACATCTGCACTTCCATATAATGATAATAAGAACAAAAGATTAAAACAAAGTAACAAGACTACCCCCCATATCCCCCCACAAACAACAGCGACTAGTCTAGCCACTAAAACAAAACAAAACGTATCCGGGGAGAAGGTATCTTCTTTCTCTTCTACTCTTCCTGATTCCCCCAGGAACCATTCCATTCCTACCTCACTCATGGACGCACGGGGCCAGACCCCATCTCGCCCCGCGTCCCCCTTCTTTGAAGATCTTAGTTCAAGCTTCGAAGCTGTATGGGAGCTATTTCCTCTTAAACAAGGAAAAGCTCCAGCACAAACCCGCTGGAATCAGCTTTTTAAGCATAAACAGCTTCCAGAACTCTCTGTAATTATCTCTTCAATCAAAGAACATATTGCAAAAGATAGTCGCTGGAAACGTGGAATGATACCGAACTTGGAACGTTGGCTGCGTGAACATCGTTGGACAGACCAGCCCTTTGCAGATCCAGCTGGAGATTCTCAGCGAAATAAAACATCTCAAAAGCAAGAACTGGAAATTAAAGCTGCAATGCAGCTTAAACATATTCGAGATGCCATAAAAGGCTACCCCGTACCAATCGATGATCCTGTCACAAAAGAAGTTATTGATTCTCATGGAGGCATATCAAGTCTTTCCCGAATGCCGGAACGAAATCTTCCATTCGTTCTAAGCACATTCGTTAAAGAATACACAGCGTTGTCTATTAGTAAAACTATGGAGGTAATGCATGTCTAA
- a CDS encoding Rrf2 family transcriptional regulator, which yields MQEHTITEPININVCVFLPDWILVRRDISIGAKLAFATLGTLVKAKDYTAMLNPKEIAKRMGTQEAFAKKFLRELKEAGWIGPENMPQPHLKRAAEESDAICNAEFMAQAIWASEPGVNVPAFN from the coding sequence ATGCAAGAACACACTATTACAGAACCAATCAATATCAATGTTTGCGTTTTCTTGCCCGACTGGATTCTCGTTCGTCGAGACATTTCGATCGGAGCCAAGCTCGCATTTGCGACACTCGGAACCCTTGTAAAAGCAAAAGACTACACAGCAATGCTCAATCCTAAAGAAATCGCAAAACGTATGGGAACACAAGAGGCTTTTGCAAAGAAATTTTTACGTGAACTCAAAGAAGCTGGCTGGATCGGTCCAGAGAATATGCCACAGCCACATTTGAAGAGAGCCGCTGAAGAAAGCGACGCTATCTGCAATGCAGAATTCATGGCGCAAGCGATCTGGGCAAGTGAGCCAGGTGTAAACGTCCCTGCGTTTAACTAA
- a CDS encoding DUF1937 family protein: MLNIYLTCPYTYSDKSICREQFDVAAQLASQVIASGELIFSPVLLGHPIILQHTSFPTTSYEEWALSAWEKIRHQAESLHSWADALLVVDLEGTSECTQVQLDIALFRKAEKPVRFVKPTHVQNQLVTLLEELKRSKLSRL; this comes from the coding sequence GTGCTCAACATTTATCTAACCTGCCCCTACACCTATTCAGATAAATCTATTTGCCGTGAGCAATTCGACGTTGCTGCACAACTAGCCAGCCAAGTCATTGCATCAGGTGAACTTATATTCTCACCTGTCCTTCTCGGTCACCCAATTATTTTACAGCACACATCCTTTCCTACAACTTCTTATGAAGAGTGGGCTCTTTCCGCATGGGAAAAGATTCGTCATCAAGCCGAATCACTTCACTCATGGGCTGATGCTCTTTTAGTTGTCGACCTTGAAGGCACTTCAGAATGCACTCAAGTTCAACTAGATATAGCTCTTTTCCGAAAAGCTGAAAAGCCCGTCCGATTCGTAAAGCCAACACATGTCCAAAATCAACTAGTAACTCTGCTTGAAGAACTTAAGCGGAGCAAACTGTCACGTCTTTAG
- a CDS encoding HDOD domain-containing protein: protein MSAETKRDLHERAVKSALRPGQITPKDIVEKQLELISFPDIYYEIVRELEFPFTTSRRLAGIVSKDTGLAARILKLVNSPFYGFPSRIESIERALTILGSNELTTLTLGLAVVHSFSGVPETVFTVQDFWEYAISCGILSRLLGAHCADLMEERLFVGGLLQPVGMLLMISYDPASMCKAVLLSRKKGVSMPVAERAIFGFNHAEVGAALLESWNIPDTLTNIVRHCYTPMSSPLPVDSSIVHLATTMATGLRRKDFCTFYMPDFFPAALEETKIPPSALVPILTQYDRQFADTHEILTDGM, encoded by the coding sequence ATGTCTGCCGAGACAAAGCGTGACCTGCATGAGCGGGCCGTCAAAAGTGCTTTGCGTCCGGGGCAGATAACCCCGAAGGATATTGTAGAGAAGCAGCTTGAGCTCATATCATTTCCGGACATTTATTATGAGATTGTCCGTGAGCTGGAGTTTCCGTTTACAACATCACGTCGACTTGCAGGGATTGTTTCAAAAGATACAGGTCTGGCAGCCCGTATCCTTAAGTTGGTAAACAGTCCGTTCTACGGATTTCCATCTCGTATTGAGAGTATCGAACGCGCATTGACGATTCTTGGTTCGAACGAGCTTACGACGCTGACATTAGGTTTGGCTGTTGTGCACAGCTTTTCCGGTGTGCCCGAGACTGTATTTACTGTTCAGGATTTTTGGGAATATGCAATTTCCTGTGGTATTTTGTCTCGACTGCTTGGTGCACATTGCGCGGACTTGATGGAAGAACGTTTGTTTGTTGGCGGGTTGTTGCAGCCTGTTGGTATGCTGCTTATGATAAGCTATGATCCAGCATCCATGTGTAAGGCTGTGTTGCTAAGCCGTAAAAAGGGTGTATCCATGCCGGTTGCGGAGCGTGCTATTTTCGGATTTAACCATGCCGAGGTCGGTGCCGCGTTACTTGAGTCATGGAATATTCCGGATACACTGACAAATATTGTTCGCCATTGTTATACCCCGATGTCATCTCCGCTGCCGGTAGATTCCAGTATTGTGCATCTGGCAACAACTATGGCGACTGGTTTGCGTAGAAAAGATTTCTGCACTTTTTATATGCCGGACTTTTTTCCGGCTGCATTGGAAGAAACAAAAATTCCTCCTTCAGCACTTGTGCCTATTCTTACCCAATATGATAGGCAGTTTGCAGATACACACGAGATTTTGACCGACGGTATGTAG
- a CDS encoding sigma 54-interacting transcriptional regulator, which translates to MVEHEAFVSPDKNNTPENRQALLKILEAATGMGHFGYRLSEVADVSSMLSEIAANVEAIHPFKTKAFLLVDEDSHDFVMSWCSSKTDEERIMDACRQLMEDHTFSWALRRNHPTTVTAEGLGELLLHPLQTSSGPVGMFVGILPDSKPAEDVSYYLLSMTLVAASIAIENFFLLKQLSESNSALEEKVASRTEELSASNRQLRRTLQEKATYKQHLELLFSSMQDVMISVDPELTVQSINRAGEELFRVKQEDVVGKLLPQVMPDLALRCDEFFHDVLSYGERIVEERVELLLDSDARHIFMINCSPFASGAEGQRGAMLMLRDITRLVSLEEQLQERRSFKNIIGTSKSMLNVYSMLENLVDLDTTVLVTGESGTGKELVAEALHHNGPRANGPLVRVNCSALSENLLESELFGHVRGAFTGATKDKIGRFEAAEGGTIFLDEIGDVSLRIQVLLLRFLESHEFERVGDTVTRKANVRIVAATNADLQQRVAQGVFRSDLFYRLNVMNVHLPPLRERLDDMALLVQYFIDMFNDTLGVSITGVSEQVMQVFMNHSWPGNIRELKHTIEHASILARTGRITPDHLPVQILGADPLSSSDVVRHPPYGGGRGASYGSHYSPQPLISPNAYMPSAVQQVRVPCHTVTAEEVQAAIASANGNKTAAAKLLGMGRATLYRKLKELGLG; encoded by the coding sequence ATGGTAGAGCATGAAGCATTTGTTTCTCCAGACAAAAACAATACACCGGAGAACCGGCAAGCGTTGTTGAAAATTCTGGAGGCAGCAACAGGGATGGGGCATTTTGGGTATCGGTTAAGTGAAGTAGCTGATGTTTCAAGTATGCTGTCTGAGATTGCTGCCAATGTAGAGGCTATCCACCCGTTCAAGACGAAGGCGTTTTTGCTTGTGGATGAAGACTCGCATGACTTTGTTATGTCATGGTGTTCTTCTAAAACAGATGAAGAGCGTATAATGGACGCCTGTCGTCAGCTTATGGAAGATCATACTTTTTCATGGGCGCTTCGTCGTAACCACCCTACAACGGTTACAGCAGAAGGGCTTGGTGAGCTCCTGCTGCATCCGTTGCAGACATCTTCCGGTCCCGTCGGTATGTTTGTTGGGATTTTGCCGGATAGCAAACCTGCTGAGGATGTATCCTATTATCTCCTTTCCATGACGCTTGTTGCAGCAAGTATTGCCATTGAAAACTTTTTCCTTCTTAAGCAGCTTTCAGAAAGCAACAGCGCGCTGGAAGAAAAGGTTGCCAGCCGAACAGAAGAATTGAGCGCTTCTAACAGGCAACTAAGGCGCACACTTCAGGAAAAAGCAACATACAAGCAACATCTGGAATTATTATTCTCTTCCATGCAGGATGTGATGATTTCTGTTGATCCAGAACTTACTGTGCAGAGTATTAACCGCGCGGGCGAAGAGTTGTTCAGGGTCAAGCAGGAAGATGTTGTGGGTAAACTGTTGCCGCAGGTTATGCCAGACCTTGCATTACGTTGTGATGAGTTTTTCCATGATGTGCTTTCCTACGGTGAACGTATTGTAGAAGAGCGCGTTGAGCTGTTGTTGGATTCTGATGCGCGGCATATCTTTATGATCAACTGCTCTCCATTTGCGTCCGGTGCCGAAGGGCAGCGTGGTGCCATGCTGATGCTGCGTGATATTACCCGCCTTGTTTCTCTTGAAGAACAGCTGCAGGAACGACGTTCTTTTAAAAATATTATTGGTACCAGCAAGAGTATGCTTAACGTGTACTCCATGCTCGAAAACCTTGTTGATCTTGATACCACCGTTCTCGTGACCGGTGAGTCAGGCACAGGTAAAGAGCTTGTAGCTGAAGCACTGCACCACAACGGTCCTCGCGCAAACGGACCGCTTGTTCGAGTTAACTGTTCTGCGTTGTCAGAAAACTTGTTGGAAAGTGAACTGTTCGGTCATGTGCGTGGAGCATTTACTGGTGCTACCAAAGATAAGATAGGTCGTTTTGAAGCCGCAGAGGGCGGTACTATTTTCCTTGATGAAATCGGGGATGTTTCTCTCCGTATTCAGGTGTTATTACTCAGATTCCTTGAGTCTCATGAGTTTGAGCGTGTGGGTGATACCGTAACTCGCAAAGCTAACGTGCGTATTGTAGCAGCCACCAACGCAGATCTACAGCAGCGTGTGGCGCAGGGAGTCTTCCGCTCAGACCTGTTTTACAGGCTGAATGTCATGAATGTACACCTTCCACCGTTGCGTGAGCGTCTTGATGACATGGCATTGCTGGTGCAGTATTTCATTGATATGTTTAATGACACGTTAGGTGTTTCTATTACCGGTGTGTCAGAACAGGTTATGCAAGTCTTCATGAATCATTCGTGGCCGGGAAATATTCGAGAATTGAAGCATACTATCGAGCATGCCTCTATTCTTGCCCGAACAGGGCGGATTACACCGGATCATCTTCCTGTTCAGATTTTGGGTGCAGACCCACTTTCCAGTTCTGATGTTGTTCGTCATCCACCTTATGGTGGAGGGCGTGGCGCTTCGTATGGTTCTCATTATTCTCCTCAGCCGCTCATTAGTCCAAATGCCTACATGCCATCTGCAGTGCAGCAGGTGCGTGTTCCTTGCCATACTGTTACCGCTGAAGAAGTACAGGCGGCTATAGCCTCAGCCAATGGTAATAAAACAGCAGCAGCAAAGTTACTTGGGATGGGCAGGGCTACATTATATCGTAAGCTCAAGGAGCTTGGTTTGGGTTAA